DNA sequence from the Chitinivorax tropicus genome:
TTCGGACATCTTGATCATCACCCGATTCCCCGCAGCCAATGCTGCCACCAATGGGCCCAGCGCCAGAAAGATCGGGTAGTTCCAAGGCACGATGATGCCCACGACACCCAGTGGCTGGGGCACCACCTGATTGGTGGCCGGCGTGAACCAGAACGACACGCCTGCCCGTCGTGGTTTCATCCACGATGCCACATGCCGCCGCGCTTCGCGGATCTCCGCCACGCTTGGAAAGATTTCCATGAATCGGGTCTCGACCGCCGAGCGGTGTCCAAAGTCTGATTTGACAGCAGCGACCAGCTGCTCCATGTTGTCCAGCAGGGCCTGCTCCAGCTTCTGCAGGTTCGCCCGGCGCATGACAGCCGTTGGAAAACGCTCGCGACGGAATGCCTGTTGCTGACGCTCGAATAAGGCATTCAGCCGCTCCAATTGCACCGCCGAAGCATGAGGAGGAAATAGTGGCTCCATCCGTGTGGCTCCTGATTGATTTTTAGTATCGCGTCGGCAGGATCAGCCACGCCACCCGTATTGTCAGACAATCCATCAAAATATGAATCACAAAGTAGCACCCGTACCATGAATCGTCAATGACCGATAGTCACTTGGAAAAATGGCCATTCATGCTCTGGTTGGTCATCCAAATACATGCAACCGATGTGCGGATACACTTCGAGGGTAATCATAAGTCGCAATATGCGGCTGCACAATCCATTGAAATGCTTCCTTTGGCTCTTGGCTCATATCAAATAGCATCAGCCCGACAGACAAGCCGGTATACTGTGCTGCAACATTCCTGTCGTCAATTCATCATGCTCATCGATTTTTTCTACCAACTCAAAGATGCCCGCCTGCCGGTCAGTATCAAGGAGTTCCTGACTCTGTTGGAGGCCCTGGATAAACGAGTGATCAGTGGCAGCCTGGATGACTTCTATTTTCTTGCCCGCACCATTCTGATCAAGGACGAAAAACACTTTGACCGCTTTGATCAGGTCTTCGGTCATTATTTCAAGGGCATCGAGTCGCTGTCAGCCGCACTGGGCGGGGATATTCCCGAGGACTGGCTCAGAAAGGAGTTTGAGCGCTTTTTGTCAGACGAAGACAAGGCCAAGATTCAGGCCATGGGCTGGGACAAACTGATGGAGACCTTCAAAGAGCGCTTGAAGGAACAGAAGGAACGTCACGCAGGTGGCAACAAATGGATCGGCACGGGCGGCACCAGCCCTTTTGGTGCCTATGGCTATAACCCGGAGGGCATCCGCATCGGGCAGGCCGAATCGCGACACCGCCGCGCCGTCAAGGTGTGGGATGAACGTGAGTTCCGCAATTTTGATGACAGCGTCGAGCTGGGCACGCGCAATATCAAGGTGGCCTTACGGCGACTGCGACGTTTTGCGCGCGAGGGCGCAGAAGAGGTATTGGATCTACCAGGAACCATTCGCGCCACAGCCAACAATGCCGGCCACCTTGATCTGCAGATGGTGCCGCAGTTGCATAACAAGGTGAAGGTATTGCTGTTTCTGGATGTGGGTGGCTCGATGGATGACCACATCAAGATCTGTGAGGAGCTGTTCTCTGCTTGCAAGACCGAATTCAAACACCTGGAATATTTCTATTTCCACAATTGCGTGTATGAATCCGTCTGGCGTGACAACCGGCGGCGCCATGCCGAGCGCATCCCGACGGAGGATGTACTCCACACCTACGGCCCCGATTACAAGCTGATCTTTGTCGGTGATGCCACCATGAGCCCCTATGAGATTCTGTACCCCGGCGGCAGCGTGGAGCACAACAACCCGGAAGCCGGTCATGTCTGGATACAACGCCTGCTGGATCATTACAGACATGCAATCTGGCTCAACCCGGTGAGCGAGGAATACTGGGACTACACACAATCACTCACCCTGCTGAAACAACAGATGGGCCAACGCATGTTTCCGCTGACCATCGATGGGCTGGATCGAGGTATCCGTGTACTCAATCAGCAAGCCTGATGTTGCATATCCACAACAATTGATCCGCTGGGCCCAAACAGACACACAATTGTTAGCGTGGTTGGCCCAGGCGGCGCGGCTCGACCTGCCCGATTGGTACCTGGCAGCCGGCTGCATCCGCAATCAGCTGTGGGACCATTGGCATGGCTACACCACCCCCAGTGGCGAGCAGGATATCGACCTGATCTATCACGATCCCCAGGCATCACCAGAACAAGATCAAGTCTTGAGCAAAACACTCTCCACCCAGACCGGCAACCAGTGGGAGGTGGTCAATCAGGCCTACGTCCATCGCTGGTATCGTGATCAGCATGGACAACCCATCGCCGCCCATAACAGCTGCATCGAGGCGATGGCCAGCTGGCCGGAAACCGCCACCTGCATCGGCCTGCGGTTTGACCTGCATGGCTGGGCAGTGGCAAGCCCCCTGGGATTGGATGATCTGTTCGGGATGATCTGGCGGCGGAATCCAGGCTTCTCCGATCTGGCAACCTACCAACATCGCCAGATCACCAAGCAGGTGGCGCGACGCTGGCCCAAGGTGCGGATCATCTGAGTGCAATCGGTGGTTGACAGATGTAACCATATGCCTTTGCCCAAACTTGACCGAAATCAAATCAACCACCGCAAGGCTCTGCGATGATGTCAATCAGAAGGCGACGCCTTCTGCTTGTGTATCTCCAGTGGTTATTCAGGGTGACGGATTCGTCACCCTTTTTTTTGCTTCCGATATCACCAACCCTGCATATTGATGGGTCTTGAGTCCCTTGTCCGATGGATCTTGTGGGTATACCTTCAGGCTCTGTGCCATGAC
Encoded proteins:
- a CDS encoding vWA domain-containing protein yields the protein MLIDFFYQLKDARLPVSIKEFLTLLEALDKRVISGSLDDFYFLARTILIKDEKHFDRFDQVFGHYFKGIESLSAALGGDIPEDWLRKEFERFLSDEDKAKIQAMGWDKLMETFKERLKEQKERHAGGNKWIGTGGTSPFGAYGYNPEGIRIGQAESRHRRAVKVWDEREFRNFDDSVELGTRNIKVALRRLRRFAREGAEEVLDLPGTIRATANNAGHLDLQMVPQLHNKVKVLLFLDVGGSMDDHIKICEELFSACKTEFKHLEYFYFHNCVYESVWRDNRRRHAERIPTEDVLHTYGPDYKLIFVGDATMSPYEILYPGGSVEHNNPEAGHVWIQRLLDHYRHAIWLNPVSEEYWDYTQSLTLLKQQMGQRMFPLTIDGLDRGIRVLNQQA
- a CDS encoding nucleotidyltransferase family protein, which produces MLAWLAQAARLDLPDWYLAAGCIRNQLWDHWHGYTTPSGEQDIDLIYHDPQASPEQDQVLSKTLSTQTGNQWEVVNQAYVHRWYRDQHGQPIAAHNSCIEAMASWPETATCIGLRFDLHGWAVASPLGLDDLFGMIWRRNPGFSDLATYQHRQITKQVARRWPKVRII